In a single window of the Deltaproteobacteria bacterium genome:
- the urtD gene encoding urea ABC transporter ATP-binding protein UrtD has product MNNVVLYVEGLTVTFDGFKAVDSLNFYVDKNELRVVIGPNGAGKTTLLDLICGKTKASSGSIRFKERELTSMTEHDIVRAGVGRKFQTPSIYENLTVYQNLELSCSQNRGVLGALFRPLSPDYERRIEEVATQIGLASQLYEVAGLLSHGQKQWLEIGMLLIQDPELLLLDEPVAGMSPREREQTAALLKQIAANRSMIVIEHDMQFVEDIAHRVTVLHQGKILSEGVMGTVKNDPRVVEVYLGH; this is encoded by the coding sequence ATGAACAATGTCGTGTTATATGTCGAAGGACTCACTGTGACATTCGACGGATTCAAAGCGGTTGATAGTTTAAATTTCTATGTCGACAAAAACGAACTGCGTGTGGTGATTGGTCCGAACGGCGCAGGCAAGACCACCCTGCTCGATTTAATCTGCGGCAAGACCAAAGCCAGTAGCGGATCAATCCGCTTCAAGGAACGGGAACTGACCTCGATGACCGAGCACGACATCGTTCGCGCTGGCGTCGGTAGAAAATTTCAAACGCCGTCGATTTACGAGAACTTGACCGTCTATCAAAACTTAGAACTCTCCTGTTCACAGAACCGTGGAGTGCTCGGAGCATTGTTCCGCCCCCTTTCTCCTGACTATGAACGGCGCATTGAAGAAGTCGCCACCCAGATTGGCCTGGCGTCCCAATTGTACGAGGTCGCGGGTCTGCTCAGCCATGGCCAGAAGCAGTGGCTGGAGATTGGCATGCTGCTGATACAAGATCCCGAGTTGCTTCTGCTTGACGAACCTGTCGCCGGAATGAGCCCGCGCGAGCGCGAGCAGACCGCTGCGCTGCTGAAACAGATTGCTGCCAATCGCTCAATGATCGTCATCGAGCATGACATGCAATTCGTCGAAGATATCGCCCATCGCGTGACGGTGCTCCATCAAGGAA